The proteins below come from a single Athene noctua chromosome 6, bAthNoc1.hap1.1, whole genome shotgun sequence genomic window:
- the LOC141961900 gene encoding alpha-1-antitrypsin-like, whose translation MKSAFHLCLLFLGLQAQGQHKSSLNEQQEQKIPHFPEDHSQAEGENLAHVKIAPSNADFAFKFYKQVREEVGNKNIFFSPLSISAAFAMLSLGARSNTLHQLHKGLAFNLTEMEEHEIHEGFQRVFQLLNDPHREIQLNMGNILFIDDQLKLVQKFLDDVTNFYYSEAISSKLQNSEEAVKEINKYIETKTHGKIVDLLNSLDHESVMVLVNYIFFKGYWEKPFNNLATRDDDFLLDTKNSVKVKMMHQNKAFNIHRDEKLSCWVVEIPYKGNATSLFVLPDEGTMKQVEDSLLKETVSNWMQSLEKRKIYLDLPKFSISGSYDVKNLFKKMGVTDVFSVQADLSKVAENTHLKVSKAMHKAMVDVSENGTEAAAATVIELVPMSALFPPPPHIKFNRPFLMLIFDKISHSILFMGKIVNPAVKEN comes from the exons atgaagtctgcATTTCATCTCTGTTTGTTGTTTCTTGGACTTCAAGCCCAGGGTCAACATAAATCCAGTCTCAATGAACAGCAGGAACAAAAAATACCCCATTTCCCAGAAGACCATTCCCAGGCTGAAGGTGAAAACTTGGCTCATGTCAAGATAGCCCCCAGCAATGCTGACTTTGCATTTAAGTTTTACAAGCAGGTCAGAGAGGAGGTGGGCaacaagaacattttcttctctcctttgaGCATCTCCGCTGCCTTTGCAATGCTTTCGCTGGGAGCCAGATCAAACACACTTCATCAGTTGCACAAAGGCCTCGCCTTCAACCTGACAGAGATGGAGGAGCATGAGATCCATGAGGGATTTCAACGTGTCTTCCAGCTGCTGAATGACCCCCACCGAGAAATCCAGTTGAACATGGGCAATATCCTGTTCATAGATGACCAACTGAAACTGGTCCAAAAATTTTTGGATGACGTCAcaaatttttattattctgaagCTATTTCTAGTAAATTACAGAATTCTGAAGAGGCTGTAAAGGAAATCAATAAGTACATAGAAACAAAAACCCATGGGAAAATTGTTGATTTACTTAACAGTCTTGATCACGAGTCTGTGATGGTTCTGGTtaactacattttctttaaag GCTACTGGGAAAAACCTTTCAACAATTTAGCCACCAGAGATGATGACTTCTTGTTGGATACCAAGAATTCTGTTAAGGTCAAAATGATGCATCAAAACAAAGCCTTTAATATCCATAGGGATGAGAAGTTGTCTTGCTGGGTAGTAGAAATCCCATACAAAGGAAACGCTACTTCATTGTTTGTTCTGCCTGATGAAGGGACAATGAAGCAGGTGGAGGACTCTCTGCTAAAAGAAACAGTGTCTAACTGGATGCAATCACTTGAAAAAAG aaaaatctacttGGATCTTCCAAAATTCTCCATCTCTGGTTCCTATGATGTTAAGAACCTGTTTAAGAAAATGGGTGTGACAGATGTGTTCAGTGTCCAGGCTGATCTCTCCAAAGTGGCAGAAAATACTCATCTGAAGGTTTCCAAA GCAATGCACAAAGCCATGGTGGATGTGAGTGAGAATGgcacagaggctgctgctgcGACCGTAATAGAACTGGTACCAATGTCTGCactgtttcctcctcctcctcatatCAAATTCAACAGACCTTTTCTGATGCTGATTTTTGACAAAATCAGCCACAGCATCCTCTTCATGGGGAAAATTGTCAACCCAGCTGTCAAGGAAAACTAA